One genomic window of Polyangium aurulentum includes the following:
- a CDS encoding SRPBCC family protein, protein MWFPTKPSELDFADSSSFRIANVVTIAAPPARVFELFATGERQETWFQDFKACRWNSPEPHGVGSTREIELKMLTVKERFLAWEPGARMTFSIDAITLPIVKQMMEDLRFEPFNGGTRLVWHVHYEPTLPMRAVHPAARGIFGRMFRLSAEGLKRYAEENPRLAGA, encoded by the coding sequence TCCTCGTTCCGCATCGCGAACGTGGTGACCATCGCGGCGCCGCCCGCGCGCGTGTTCGAGCTGTTCGCCACCGGCGAGCGGCAGGAGACGTGGTTTCAGGACTTCAAAGCCTGTCGCTGGAACAGCCCCGAGCCGCACGGCGTGGGCTCGACGCGCGAGATCGAGCTGAAGATGCTGACCGTGAAGGAGCGCTTCCTCGCCTGGGAGCCGGGGGCGCGGATGACGTTCTCGATCGACGCGATCACGCTGCCCATCGTGAAGCAGATGATGGAGGACCTGCGCTTCGAGCCTTTCAATGGCGGCACGCGCCTCGTGTGGCACGTCCATTACGAGCCCACCCTGCCCATGCGCGCCGTGCACCCGGCCGCCCGCGGGATCTTCGGCAGGATGTTCCGCCTCTCGGCCGAGGGGCTCAAGCGGTATGCCGAGGAGAACCCGCGGCTCGCGGGGGCGTAG